From one Brevundimonas sp. PAMC22021 genomic stretch:
- a CDS encoding pyridoxal phosphate-dependent aminotransferase: MSSLQSASLARVKPSATIAVSARARELKREGRDVIGLGAGEPDFDTPDNVKQAAIDAIMRGETKYTDADGMPELKQAICRKFARENGLSYEPAQIHVAPGGKPVIFNALVATLSPGDEVIVPAPYWVSYPDMVLLAGGEPVVAVGEEKDGFKLRPETLDAAITPRTKWLILNSPSNPTGAAYSRAELEALAAVLRRHPQVWVLTDDMYEHLVYGDFEYTTIAQVAPDLMDRTLTVNGVSKAYAMTGWRIGYAGGPKPLIDLMRKVASQTTSNPTSISQWAAVEALDGPQDFIAERKAAFERRRDLVVSMLNQTSGISCATPEGAFYVYPSIAGLIGKTTESGVVIDGDSTFTTELLNAEGVAVVQGEAFGLSPYFRISYATSEAVLEEACGRIQRFCASLR; the protein is encoded by the coding sequence ATGTCCAGCCTGCAGTCCGCCTCGCTCGCCCGCGTCAAGCCTTCGGCCACCATCGCCGTCAGCGCCCGGGCGCGCGAGCTGAAGCGCGAGGGCCGCGACGTGATCGGACTGGGCGCAGGCGAGCCGGACTTCGACACGCCCGACAACGTCAAGCAGGCGGCCATCGACGCCATCATGCGCGGCGAGACCAAATACACCGACGCCGACGGCATGCCGGAGCTGAAACAGGCCATCTGCAGAAAGTTCGCGCGCGAGAACGGTCTGTCCTACGAACCGGCCCAGATCCACGTCGCGCCCGGCGGCAAGCCGGTGATCTTCAACGCCCTGGTCGCCACCCTGTCGCCCGGCGACGAGGTGATCGTGCCGGCGCCCTACTGGGTGTCCTATCCCGACATGGTGCTGCTGGCGGGCGGCGAGCCGGTGGTCGCGGTCGGCGAGGAAAAGGACGGCTTCAAGCTGCGGCCCGAGACGCTGGACGCGGCCATCACGCCCCGGACCAAGTGGCTGATCCTGAACTCGCCGTCCAACCCGACGGGCGCCGCCTACAGCCGCGCGGAACTGGAGGCTCTGGCCGCCGTGCTGCGTCGCCACCCGCAGGTGTGGGTGCTGACCGACGACATGTACGAGCACCTGGTCTACGGCGACTTTGAATACACCACGATCGCCCAGGTCGCGCCCGACCTGATGGATCGCACCCTGACGGTCAACGGCGTGTCCAAGGCCTATGCGATGACGGGCTGGCGCATCGGCTATGCGGGCGGGCCCAAGCCGCTGATCGACCTGATGCGCAAGGTCGCCAGCCAGACCACTTCCAACCCGACCAGCATCAGCCAGTGGGCCGCGGTCGAGGCGCTGGATGGCCCTCAGGACTTCATCGCCGAGCGCAAGGCGGCGTTCGAGCGCCGGCGCGACCTGGTTGTCTCCATGCTGAACCAGACCTCGGGGATCAGCTGCGCGACGCCCGAGGGCGCCTTCTACGTCTATCCTTCGATCGCCGGCCTGATCGGCAAGACGACAGAGAGCGGCGTGGTGATCGATGGGGACTCGACCTTCACCACCGAATTGCTGAACGCCGAAGGCGTGGCCGTGGTTCAGGGCGAGGCCTTCGGCCTGTCGCCCTACTTCCGCATCAGCTACGCGACATCCGAGGCCGTGCTGGAAGAGGCCTGCGGCCGCATCCAGCGCTTCTGCGCCTCTCTGCGCTAA
- a CDS encoding glutathione S-transferase family protein — protein MMLKLYYSPGACALASHIALEEAGAEFELEKIDLKQGQQKTPEYLAINPAGVTPALRTDEGVLTQNLVIMGYIAQTHPEAKLADVDSSFEFGRMQAFNGFLASSLHPLIGRALFSRPPLEGEAKDAAIEAGMMKYALVEDSLLQGPWAMGDAYTVADGYLYVFTRWARQAGLLDPARYPKLNDHLDRVQARPAVQRALAAEGIDAV, from the coding sequence ATGATGCTGAAACTCTACTATTCGCCGGGCGCGTGCGCCCTGGCCTCGCACATCGCGCTGGAAGAGGCGGGCGCCGAGTTCGAGCTGGAGAAGATCGACCTGAAGCAGGGTCAGCAGAAGACGCCGGAATACCTGGCAATCAATCCGGCGGGCGTGACGCCGGCGCTGCGCACCGACGAAGGCGTACTGACGCAGAACCTGGTGATCATGGGCTATATCGCGCAGACGCACCCGGAGGCGAAGCTGGCGGACGTCGACTCGAGCTTCGAGTTCGGACGGATGCAGGCGTTCAACGGCTTTCTGGCCTCGTCGCTGCACCCGCTGATCGGCCGGGCGCTGTTCAGCCGTCCGCCGCTGGAAGGCGAGGCGAAGGACGCGGCGATCGAAGCCGGCATGATGAAATACGCCCTGGTGGAGGACAGCCTGCTGCAGGGGCCTTGGGCCATGGGCGATGCGTATACCGTGGCGGACGGCTATCTGTATGTGTTCACGCGGTGGGCGCGGCAGGCGGGCCTGCTGGACCCCGCGCGCTATCCGAAGCTGAACGACCATCTGGACCGGGTGCAGGCTCGCCCCGCGGTTCAGCGCGCCCTCGCAGCCGAGGGAATCGACGCGGTCTGA
- a CDS encoding rod shape-determining protein, whose product MISSLFGVISNDIAMDLGTANTLIYMKGKGIVLNEPSVVALRNVGGRKVVHAVGIEAKQMLGRTPGHMEAIRPMRDGVIADFEVAEEMIKHFIRKVHNRKGFVNPKIIVCVPSGATAVERRAINDSCLNASARRVGLIDEPMAAAIGAGLPIHEPTGSMVVDIGGGTTEVAVLSLSGIVYSRSVRVGGDKMDDSIISYMRRNHNLLIGETTAERIKKDIGTARIPLDGEGLTIDVKGRDLMQGVPREVRISERQAAEALAEPVTQIIEAVKVALEATPPELAADIADKGIMLTGGGALLRGLDVEIRDHTGLPVSVAEDPLSCVAIGCGRVLEHPRWMKGVLDSAL is encoded by the coding sequence ATGATTTCATCCCTGTTCGGCGTGATCTCCAATGACATCGCCATGGACCTGGGCACGGCCAACACCCTGATCTACATGAAGGGCAAGGGCATCGTCCTGAACGAGCCGTCGGTGGTGGCGCTTCGCAACGTCGGCGGCCGCAAGGTGGTCCACGCTGTGGGCATCGAGGCCAAGCAGATGCTGGGCCGCACCCCCGGCCACATGGAAGCCATTCGTCCGATGCGCGACGGAGTCATCGCCGACTTCGAAGTCGCCGAGGAAATGATCAAGCACTTCATCCGCAAGGTTCATAACCGCAAGGGCTTCGTGAACCCCAAGATCATCGTCTGCGTGCCGTCGGGCGCCACGGCGGTGGAGCGTCGCGCGATCAACGACAGCTGCCTGAACGCCTCGGCCCGTCGTGTCGGCCTGATCGACGAGCCCATGGCCGCCGCGATCGGCGCCGGCCTGCCGATCCACGAGCCGACCGGATCGATGGTCGTCGACATCGGCGGCGGCACCACCGAGGTGGCCGTTCTGTCGCTGTCGGGCATCGTCTATTCGCGTTCGGTCCGCGTCGGCGGCGACAAGATGGACGACAGCATCATCTCCTACATGCGTCGCAACCATAACCTCCTGATCGGCGAGACCACGGCCGAGCGGATCAAGAAGGACATCGGCACCGCGCGCATCCCGCTGGACGGCGAAGGCCTGACCATCGACGTCAAGGGCCGCGACCTGATGCAGGGCGTGCCGCGCGAGGTTCGCATCTCCGAGCGCCAGGCGGCGGAAGCCCTGGCCGAGCCGGTCACCCAGATCATCGAGGCGGTCAAGGTGGCGCTGGAAGCCACGCCGCCTGAACTGGCCGCCGACATCGCCGACAAGGGCATCATGCTGACGGGCGGCGGCGCCCTGCTGCGCGGTCTGGATGTCGAGATCCGCGACCATACCGGTCTGCCGGTCTCGGTGGCCGAAGATCCTCTGTCGTGCGTGGCCATCGGCTGCGGGCGCGTGCTGGAACATCCGCGCTGGATGAAGGGCGTCCTCGACTCGGCGCTTTGA
- the mreC gene encoding rod shape-determining protein MreC, whose translation MAFRDGPFDTIKVPLVWTAAVVVVVGLIVAVLLLISDTNEPQTSTSYGVARGGFEAAAAPAGSALSAPVRWVGGAFDYVGSYFFALGENRRLRREVADLRAWRDDAIALKNVNRRYETMLGVRVEPEVPMATARTISDARGPFKNARLLDIGSNKGVQVGNPVVNEHGLVGRISGVTGGVSRMVLLTDVASRTPVLIDRTDARAILTGDGSGNPRLAFVRGADAVKAGDRILSSGDGGGIPRGVPIGVAAKGLDGSWRVKLFSDRGAVDYVRVLLFRDFAQLVNPAALNAPTLSGLRSAAPPTPEQAAIIADAVGRLQALAQADAERARAALAAQAQAQAQAPTQTPPNPAAPGQPSPLPTGSSAATTRPAPAAVAPARSTPSPTPTAQAPAAQPAAAPTAPAPADTTPAPGGAL comes from the coding sequence GTGGCGTTTCGCGACGGCCCGTTCGATACCATCAAGGTGCCGCTGGTCTGGACGGCGGCGGTCGTCGTCGTGGTCGGCCTGATCGTCGCGGTCCTGCTGCTGATCAGCGACACCAACGAGCCGCAGACCAGCACCAGCTACGGCGTGGCGCGAGGCGGCTTCGAGGCGGCGGCCGCGCCGGCGGGCAGCGCGCTTTCGGCGCCCGTGCGCTGGGTGGGCGGGGCCTTCGACTATGTCGGCAGCTACTTCTTCGCGCTCGGTGAAAACCGGCGTCTGCGCCGCGAGGTGGCGGACCTGCGCGCCTGGCGCGACGACGCGATCGCGTTGAAGAACGTCAACCGTCGCTACGAGACCATGCTGGGCGTGCGCGTCGAGCCCGAGGTGCCGATGGCGACGGCGCGGACGATCTCCGATGCGCGGGGCCCCTTCAAGAACGCGCGCTTGCTGGATATCGGATCCAACAAGGGTGTTCAGGTCGGCAATCCCGTCGTCAACGAACATGGCCTGGTCGGGCGCATCTCCGGCGTGACCGGCGGCGTCAGCCGCATGGTGCTGCTGACCGACGTGGCCTCGCGCACGCCGGTGCTGATCGACCGCACCGACGCTCGCGCCATCCTGACCGGCGACGGCAGCGGTAACCCGCGACTGGCCTTTGTGCGCGGGGCCGACGCGGTCAAGGCCGGCGACCGCATCCTGTCGTCCGGCGACGGCGGCGGCATTCCGCGCGGCGTCCCGATCGGCGTCGCGGCCAAGGGGTTGGACGGCTCCTGGCGGGTGAAGCTGTTCAGCGATCGAGGCGCTGTCGATTACGTCCGAGTGCTGCTGTTCCGCGACTTCGCACAGCTGGTGAACCCGGCGGCGCTGAACGCGCCGACCCTGTCCGGCCTCCGTTCGGCCGCACCGCCGACGCCCGAGCAGGCCGCGATCATCGCCGATGCGGTGGGGCGGCTCCAGGCGCTGGCGCAGGCCGACGCCGAGCGCGCCCGCGCGGCGCTGGCGGCCCAGGCCCAAGCTCAGGCTCAAGCGCCGACCCAGACGCCGCCCAACCCGGCCGCGCCCGGCCAGCCATCGCCTCTGCCGACAGGCTCTTCAGCCGCAACAACGCGGCCGGCGCCGGCCGCCGTCGCTCCGGCTCGATCCACGCCTTCGCCGACGCCAACAGCACAGGCGCCTGCCGCACAACCGGCTGCGGCGCCGACCGCGCCCGCACCGGCCGATACGACCCCGGCGCCAGGAGGCGCGCTGTGA
- the mrdA gene encoding penicillin-binding protein 2, producing MSSEPSIFFADPNERQGSFLRRTLVFGGLSALGVTALVGRLGQLQVVQAQEYATLASNNQFNFRLAPPPRGVIKDRNGVVIAGNRPSFRVLVVRDETKDLDQTLDLLGQLLPDTVERRRAIIRDVNAAPRFSPVPVKSDLTWEEFAKVNLYAPELPGVMADMNDARYYPFGGSFAHVIGYVAKVTDRDVKTMREKGEEPPAILFNPAFRIGKLGVEKALDTDLRGEAGGNRVEVDARGRVVAEDVGGSRPAVPGKEVVLTLDADVQNRALEVFGEEAGSCVVMDVRNGDILAMVSAPSFDPNLFVGGVPSNIYRALADYERRPLLDKALTGTFAPGSTFKPVVGLAAMKRGANPDRRIVCNGAYYLGRRFACLGRHGALDMRGAIKNSCNVYFMTLAVEMGPDAIAETAREMGLGQIFDIGIPGQKRGLVPDRQWRRDNPVRGDGKWYPGETPSYGIGQGALNVNALQLAVYTARLANGRKAVTPRLIKSIGGVEQAPGADFADLPYDPEALKVLRDGMEAVTDVGGTGFRNSQLGLGAVRMAGKTGTAQAQNYGAGSRKGAGRPWAQKDHNLFIAYAPTDNPRYAVSVIVQHGGMGGGTAGAPRAREVMKVALLKDPEIRARIQQSGFAETEDAGVQQGAPPDAVQPEVAAPLDAAPAPAPTEPPR from the coding sequence ATGAGCAGCGAACCGTCGATCTTCTTTGCCGATCCCAACGAGCGTCAGGGATCGTTCCTCAGGCGGACGCTGGTGTTCGGCGGTCTGTCGGCGCTGGGCGTCACCGCCCTGGTCGGACGACTGGGACAGCTTCAGGTCGTTCAGGCCCAGGAATATGCGACGCTTGCGTCCAACAATCAGTTCAACTTTCGCCTGGCGCCGCCGCCGCGCGGGGTGATCAAGGACCGCAACGGCGTGGTCATCGCCGGCAACCGGCCGAGCTTCCGTGTGCTGGTGGTCCGCGACGAAACCAAGGACCTGGACCAGACGCTGGATCTGCTGGGGCAACTGCTGCCGGACACGGTGGAGCGGCGCCGCGCCATCATCCGCGACGTCAACGCCGCGCCGCGTTTTTCGCCGGTGCCGGTCAAGAGCGACCTGACCTGGGAAGAGTTCGCCAAGGTCAACCTGTACGCCCCCGAGCTGCCGGGCGTCATGGCCGACATGAACGACGCCCGCTACTATCCCTTCGGCGGGTCGTTCGCCCACGTCATCGGCTATGTCGCCAAGGTCACCGACCGCGACGTCAAGACGATGCGCGAGAAGGGCGAGGAGCCGCCCGCCATCCTGTTCAACCCGGCCTTTCGCATCGGCAAGCTGGGCGTGGAGAAGGCGCTCGACACCGATCTGCGCGGCGAGGCCGGCGGCAACCGGGTCGAGGTGGATGCGCGTGGCCGTGTGGTGGCCGAGGACGTCGGCGGCTCTCGCCCCGCGGTGCCCGGCAAGGAGGTCGTCCTGACGCTGGACGCCGATGTTCAGAACCGCGCGCTGGAGGTGTTCGGCGAAGAGGCGGGCAGTTGCGTCGTCATGGACGTGCGCAACGGCGACATCCTGGCCATGGTGTCGGCGCCGTCGTTCGATCCCAACCTGTTCGTGGGCGGCGTGCCGTCCAACATCTATCGTGCGCTGGCTGACTATGAGCGCCGGCCGTTGCTGGACAAGGCGCTGACGGGCACCTTTGCGCCGGGTTCGACCTTCAAACCGGTGGTGGGTCTGGCGGCGATGAAGCGCGGCGCCAATCCTGACCGCCGCATCGTCTGCAACGGGGCCTATTATCTGGGCCGGCGCTTCGCCTGCCTGGGGCGGCACGGCGCCCTTGATATGCGGGGCGCGATCAAGAACTCGTGCAACGTCTACTTCATGACCCTGGCGGTCGAGATGGGGCCGGACGCCATCGCCGAGACCGCGCGCGAGATGGGCCTGGGCCAGATCTTCGACATCGGCATTCCGGGCCAGAAGAGAGGCCTGGTGCCCGACCGGCAGTGGCGGCGCGACAATCCGGTGCGCGGCGACGGCAAGTGGTATCCGGGCGAGACGCCGAGCTATGGCATCGGGCAGGGCGCCCTGAACGTCAACGCGCTGCAGCTGGCGGTGTACACGGCGCGGCTGGCCAATGGGCGCAAGGCGGTGACGCCGCGCCTGATCAAGTCGATCGGCGGGGTGGAGCAGGCTCCTGGCGCCGACTTCGCGGACCTGCCCTACGACCCCGAGGCGCTGAAGGTGCTGCGCGACGGCATGGAGGCTGTGACCGACGTGGGCGGTACGGGCTTTCGTAACAGTCAGCTGGGACTGGGCGCGGTCCGCATGGCCGGCAAGACCGGCACCGCCCAGGCCCAGAACTATGGCGCGGGATCGCGCAAGGGGGCAGGGCGGCCCTGGGCGCAGAAGGACCACAACCTGTTCATCGCCTATGCGCCGACCGACAATCCACGCTACGCCGTGTCGGTGATCGTGCAGCACGGCGGCATGGGCGGCGGCACCGCCGGCGCGCCGCGCGCGCGTGAAGTGATGAAGGTGGCCCTGCTGAAGGATCCCGAGATCCGCGCCCGCATCCAGCAGTCGGGCTTTGCAGAGACCGAGGACGCGGGGGTGCAACAGGGCGCGCCGCCTGACGCCGTTCAGCCCGAGGTCGCGGCGCCCTTGGACGCGGCCCCGGCGCCCGCACCCACGGAGCCGCCCCGGTGA
- the rodA gene encoding rod shape-determining protein RodA: MTASALTRPGERERVSTKLSEIDWRLVALLCVIAGTGTAMLYSIAGGHWQPWAANHLIRFGGLLTVMLALSLVHLKWWFRAAYPIYGVLLLLVLMIEFTPLGYTAGGARNWLNLGFTRIQPAEFMKIGLVLALARWYHKHSAQEARWSWKLLFPAGMIGVPFLLVAKQPDLGSAMIIGLTGAVVMFLAGLSWRIIAACAAAVVAVVPPFVMFVMHDYQRNRVLTFLDPASDPSGTGYNIIQSKIALGAGGLLGKGYGLGSQSQLEFLPERHTDFIFSTVSEEFGFLGSFTMLGCYIAVILIALRIASLSHSHFGRIAAAGMTAYFALFVMINGAMVMGLAPVVGVPMPLLSYGGSSMMTVMFGFALVMATRVHRYAELPKGEGLF; this comes from the coding sequence GTGACCGCCTCGGCCCTGACCCGCCCGGGCGAGCGCGAGCGCGTTTCCACCAAGCTGTCCGAGATCGACTGGCGCCTGGTCGCCCTGTTGTGCGTCATCGCCGGGACCGGAACCGCGATGCTGTATTCCATCGCCGGCGGCCACTGGCAGCCCTGGGCGGCCAACCACCTGATCCGCTTCGGCGGTTTGCTGACGGTGATGCTGGCGCTGTCGCTGGTGCACCTGAAATGGTGGTTCCGCGCGGCCTATCCGATCTACGGCGTGCTGCTGCTGCTGGTGCTGATGATCGAGTTCACGCCGCTGGGTTATACGGCCGGGGGCGCGCGCAACTGGCTGAATCTGGGCTTTACCCGCATCCAGCCGGCCGAGTTCATGAAGATCGGCCTCGTTCTGGCGCTGGCGCGCTGGTATCACAAGCACAGCGCCCAGGAGGCGCGGTGGTCGTGGAAGCTGCTGTTTCCCGCCGGCATGATCGGTGTGCCGTTCCTGTTGGTGGCCAAGCAGCCCGACCTGGGATCGGCCATGATCATCGGCCTGACCGGTGCGGTGGTGATGTTCCTCGCGGGCCTCAGCTGGCGGATCATCGCGGCCTGCGCCGCCGCCGTGGTCGCCGTCGTGCCGCCGTTCGTGATGTTCGTGATGCACGACTATCAGCGCAACCGGGTGCTGACCTTTCTTGATCCGGCCTCCGATCCGTCGGGGACGGGCTACAACATCATCCAGTCCAAGATCGCGCTGGGCGCCGGCGGTCTGCTGGGCAAGGGCTACGGCCTGGGCAGCCAGAGCCAGCTCGAGTTTCTGCCCGAGCGGCATACCGACTTCATCTTCTCGACCGTGTCTGAGGAGTTCGGGTTCCTGGGCTCCTTCACCATGCTGGGGTGCTACATCGCGGTGATCCTGATCGCGCTGCGGATCGCCTCCTTGTCGCACAGCCACTTCGGCCGCATCGCCGCGGCCGGCATGACGGCCTATTTCGCGCTGTTCGTGATGATCAACGGCGCCATGGTGATGGGGCTGGCGCCGGTGGTGGGGGTGCCGATGCCGCTCTTGTCCTATGGCGGATCGTCGATGATGACGGTGATGTTCGGCTTTGCCCTGGTGATGGCGACGCGGGTGCACCGCTATGCCGAACTGCCGAAGGGCGAGGGGCTGTTCTAG
- a CDS encoding NUDIX hydrolase, whose translation MTDDAAPEPRWASALSKPLAWRAIAETPVFENPWMRLIRYQAVAPSGAETEYTVMRPKNVATGVLPIHDDGMVVLVGQQRFARMNYSWEMPEGGAEPGEDPAEGVRRELAEEAGLVADSWSEPMVVELSNSITDEVAHTWIAWDLRPSVQTAADATEVLAVVRAPFRQVLEAIGQGAIRDVMTVAAVYRAYHMAREGLLPTALAHAMLQGV comes from the coding sequence ATGACCGATGACGCCGCTCCCGAACCCCGTTGGGCCTCCGCCCTGAGCAAGCCCCTTGCCTGGCGCGCAATCGCCGAGACGCCGGTGTTCGAGAACCCGTGGATGCGGTTGATCCGCTACCAGGCCGTCGCGCCCAGCGGCGCCGAGACGGAATACACGGTGATGCGGCCCAAGAACGTAGCCACGGGGGTGCTGCCGATCCACGACGACGGCATGGTGGTGCTGGTGGGCCAGCAGCGGTTCGCGCGGATGAACTACTCCTGGGAGATGCCGGAGGGCGGCGCCGAGCCCGGAGAGGACCCGGCCGAAGGCGTGCGACGCGAGCTGGCCGAGGAGGCGGGCTTGGTGGCCGACAGCTGGTCCGAGCCGATGGTGGTGGAGCTGTCGAACTCGATCACCGACGAGGTGGCGCACACCTGGATCGCCTGGGACCTGCGCCCGTCGGTGCAGACGGCGGCGGATGCGACCGAGGTGCTGGCGGTGGTGCGCGCACCGTTCCGGCAGGTGCTGGAGGCCATCGGCCAAGGCGCGATCCGCGACGTGATGACGGTGGCCGCCGTCTACCGGGCCTACCATATGGCGCGAGAGGGCCTGCTGCCGACCGCGCTGGCGCACGCCATGCTGCAGGGCGTATGA
- the cysE gene encoding serine O-acetyltransferase — protein sequence MPKLEVVAETAGPWRQLRASAEAATREEPQLASQMNSVILSHDGMAGALSYQVARKLGDDELGAMSVREICLSAFAADPAIVQAAEADLEAVAERDPAIRSLLQPFLYFKGFQALQGWRVAHWLWEQGRETLAFHFQSRISELFQVDIHPGARMGKGLFLDHGTGIVIGETAVVDDEVSMLHGVTLGGTGAERGDRHPKIGRGVLLGASAKVLGNIVIGDYAKVASGSVVLKAVPSGCTVAGVPARLVNCPTNAEPARTMDHTLADVVYDFVI from the coding sequence ATGCCCAAGCTTGAAGTGGTCGCGGAAACGGCCGGACCCTGGCGACAGCTGCGCGCCTCGGCCGAGGCCGCGACGCGCGAGGAGCCGCAGCTGGCCTCACAGATGAACTCGGTGATCCTGTCGCACGACGGCATGGCGGGCGCGCTGAGCTATCAGGTCGCGCGCAAGCTGGGGGACGACGAACTCGGCGCCATGTCGGTGCGCGAAATCTGCCTGTCGGCGTTCGCGGCCGATCCGGCCATCGTGCAGGCGGCCGAGGCCGATCTGGAGGCGGTGGCGGAGCGCGATCCCGCCATCCGCTCGCTGCTGCAGCCGTTTCTCTACTTCAAGGGTTTCCAGGCGCTGCAGGGCTGGCGCGTGGCGCACTGGCTGTGGGAGCAGGGGCGCGAGACGCTGGCGTTTCACTTCCAGAGCCGAATCTCCGAGCTGTTCCAGGTCGACATCCATCCGGGCGCGCGGATGGGCAAGGGGCTGTTTCTGGATCACGGCACCGGCATCGTCATCGGCGAGACGGCGGTGGTCGATGACGAAGTGTCCATGCTGCACGGCGTGACGCTGGGCGGAACGGGCGCCGAGCGCGGAGATCGCCATCCCAAGATCGGCCGAGGCGTGCTGCTGGGCGCCAGCGCCAAGGTGCTGGGCAACATCGTGATCGGCGACTACGCCAAGGTGGCCTCCGGCTCGGTGGTGCTGAAGGCCGTGCCTTCGGGCTGCACCGTCGCGGGCGTGCCGGCGCGGCTGGTCAACTGCCCGACCAACGCCGAACCGGCGCGGACGATGGACCATACGCTGGCCGACGTGGTCTACGACTTCGTCATCTGA
- a CDS encoding DUF3126 family protein translates to MKDTDLKRIESHLKRTFNTGGIIVKARPKQNDSAEVYVGDEFIGVVFEDEDEAGSFMFEMAILAEDLQD, encoded by the coding sequence ATGAAAGACACCGACCTGAAGCGCATCGAGAGCCATCTCAAGCGCACCTTCAACACCGGCGGCATCATCGTGAAGGCCCGGCCCAAGCAGAACGACTCGGCCGAGGTCTATGTCGGCGACGAGTTCATCGGCGTGGTGTTCGAAGACGAGGACGAAGCCGGCTCCTTCATGTTCGAGATGGCGATCCTGGCCGAAGATCTGCAGGACTGA
- a CDS encoding 50S ribosomal protein L11 methyltransferase, with protein MSETAAVQVIARGERAACEAAAAAIDADPMLEGATYSILEEDEDRGLWRIDAFPTTDGEVEGLKAALADHPVTVSVDKLADADWLAMSLSGLPPVTAGRFFVYGAHDEGRVPPNSINLKIDAGAAFGTGHHGTTVGCLEAFDELLKRESFERVLDVGCGTGVLAIAAARTGSRVAVGTDIDAPSVRIANENAALNRAKATFVHASGLNDQRVRRHGPYDLVFANILAPPLVALSQDIRMALKLDGVAILSGLLRTQERRVTAAYLSRGFRLERRIRHDAWSALVLRRVG; from the coding sequence ATGTCCGAAACCGCCGCCGTTCAGGTGATCGCGCGGGGCGAACGCGCCGCCTGCGAGGCCGCCGCCGCCGCCATCGACGCCGATCCCATGCTGGAGGGCGCCACCTATTCCATCCTGGAGGAGGACGAGGATCGCGGCCTGTGGCGCATCGACGCCTTTCCGACCACCGACGGGGAAGTCGAAGGGCTGAAGGCGGCGCTGGCGGATCATCCGGTCACCGTGTCGGTGGACAAGCTGGCCGACGCCGACTGGCTGGCCATGTCGCTGTCGGGCCTTCCGCCGGTCACGGCGGGACGCTTCTTTGTCTATGGAGCGCACGACGAGGGGCGGGTGCCGCCGAACTCGATCAATCTGAAGATCGACGCGGGCGCCGCCTTCGGGACCGGGCATCACGGCACCACGGTCGGTTGCCTCGAGGCGTTCGACGAACTGCTGAAGCGCGAAAGCTTCGAGCGGGTGCTGGATGTTGGCTGCGGCACGGGCGTGCTGGCCATCGCGGCCGCGCGCACGGGAAGCCGTGTGGCGGTCGGGACCGACATCGATGCGCCGTCGGTCCGCATCGCCAACGAGAACGCCGCGCTCAACCGGGCGAAGGCGACCTTTGTTCATGCCTCGGGGCTGAACGACCAGCGCGTGCGCCGGCACGGCCCCTATGATCTGGTGTTCGCCAACATCTTGGCGCCGCCCCTGGTGGCTCTGTCGCAGGACATCCGCATGGCGCTGAAGCTGGACGGCGTGGCGATCCTGTCAGGTCTGCTGCGGACGCAGGAGCGGCGCGTCACCGCCGCCTATCTGTCGCGCGGATTCCGGCTGGAGCGGCGCATACGCCACGACGCCTGGAGCGCCCTGGTTCTGCGCCGCGTCGGCTGA